The Micromonospora sediminicola genome contains a region encoding:
- a CDS encoding TetR/AcrR family transcriptional regulator: MPRVVDHEERRTLIARTFQRHVLVHGLAATTFARVAASAGISVGLIQHYFTNRDELLRFVYLDALRRRDDRIVAHIAEGEAAERPIRDMLAAAVRELLPLDGTRTAEFHITQNLLTQALHDPEIAEVAVRADRDLHLRASVAVRNGKKCGEVEPDVDADTAAARILATAHGLAIRLALTRPPTATASTGHVDAVLGPILAAVFTGRCHHHDRSRSNPDGSGES, encoded by the coding sequence ATGCCTCGCGTCGTGGACCACGAGGAGCGACGTACGCTCATCGCCCGTACATTCCAGCGCCACGTCCTGGTGCACGGGCTCGCGGCCACCACGTTCGCGCGCGTCGCCGCGTCGGCCGGAATCTCGGTCGGACTCATCCAGCACTACTTCACCAACCGCGACGAACTGCTCCGCTTCGTCTACCTCGACGCGTTACGCCGCCGCGACGACCGGATCGTGGCGCACATCGCCGAGGGCGAGGCCGCCGAACGCCCGATCCGCGACATGCTCGCCGCCGCCGTACGCGAACTGCTCCCCCTCGACGGCACACGGACCGCGGAGTTCCACATCACCCAGAACCTCCTCACCCAGGCCCTCCACGACCCCGAGATCGCCGAGGTCGCGGTGCGCGCCGATCGCGACCTGCACCTGCGCGCGTCCGTCGCGGTGCGCAACGGCAAGAAGTGCGGGGAGGTCGAGCCCGACGTCGACGCCGACACAGCCGCCGCCCGCATCCTCGCCACCGCGCACGGTCTCGCCATCCGGCTTGCCCTGACACGACCGCCCACGGCCACGGCGTCGACCGGACACGTCGACGCCGTGCTCGGCCCGATCCTCGCGGCCGTCTTCACCGGCCGCTGCCACCACCACGACCGGTCACGATCGAATCCGGACGGCTCCGGGGAGTCGTGA
- a CDS encoding NAD(P)H-quinone dehydrogenase, translating to MSQIVIIGGGPAGYEAALVAAQLDADVTVVEAAGAGGACVLSDCVPSKTFIASSEVVTGYRDTEEFGVHSDGLEAVTVDARAVHERVKRLALAQSADIHTKLIKAGVEFVAGTARLGEDALGHTHRVIVTPAGGGEPYSIEASTVLVATGSTPRQLPTAVPDGERILTWRQVYDLPELPEHLIVVGSGVTGAEFASAYLAMGVQVTLVSSRDRVMPHEDADAAMAIERVFRNRGMSILNNSRAEAVRRTADGVEVVLSDGRQVTGSHALIAVGSIPNTADLGLAEYGVELSRGGYVTVDRVSRTNVPGIYAAGDCTGVLLLASVAAMQGRIAMWHALGEAVRPLRLRTVAANVFTDPELATVGVSQDEVDAGKTPARQVMLPLSGNARAKMDDLADGFVKLFCRPASGQVIGGVVVAPKASELILPITMAVENNLTVNELAQTITIYPSLSGSITEAARQLMLHELE from the coding sequence GTGAGCCAGATCGTGATCATCGGCGGCGGGCCGGCCGGGTACGAGGCGGCCCTGGTCGCCGCCCAGTTGGACGCCGATGTCACCGTGGTCGAGGCGGCGGGCGCCGGCGGCGCCTGCGTGCTCTCCGACTGCGTGCCCTCCAAGACCTTCATCGCCAGCTCCGAGGTGGTGACCGGCTACCGGGACACCGAGGAGTTCGGGGTGCACTCCGACGGCCTGGAGGCGGTCACGGTCGACGCCCGGGCGGTGCACGAGCGGGTCAAGCGGCTCGCCCTGGCTCAGTCCGCCGACATCCACACCAAGCTGATCAAGGCCGGGGTCGAGTTCGTCGCCGGCACCGCGCGCCTCGGCGAGGACGCGCTCGGGCACACCCACCGGGTGATCGTCACCCCGGCCGGCGGCGGCGAACCCTACTCGATCGAGGCCTCGACGGTGCTGGTCGCCACCGGCTCGACCCCGCGTCAGCTCCCCACCGCCGTGCCGGACGGCGAGCGCATCCTGACCTGGCGGCAGGTCTACGACCTGCCCGAGCTGCCCGAGCACCTGATCGTGGTCGGTTCCGGCGTCACCGGCGCGGAGTTCGCCAGCGCCTACCTGGCCATGGGCGTCCAGGTCACGCTGGTCTCCAGCCGCGACCGGGTGATGCCGCACGAGGACGCCGACGCCGCGATGGCGATCGAGCGGGTGTTCCGCAACCGGGGCATGAGCATCCTCAACAACTCCCGCGCCGAGGCGGTCCGCCGTACCGCCGACGGGGTGGAGGTCGTGCTCTCCGACGGTCGCCAGGTCACCGGTTCGCACGCGCTCATCGCGGTCGGCTCGATCCCCAACACCGCCGACCTGGGCCTGGCGGAATACGGCGTCGAACTGTCCCGGGGCGGTTACGTCACCGTCGACCGGGTGTCGCGCACCAACGTGCCCGGCATCTACGCCGCCGGCGACTGCACCGGCGTGCTGCTGCTGGCGAGCGTCGCGGCCATGCAGGGCCGGATCGCCATGTGGCACGCGCTCGGCGAGGCGGTCCGGCCGCTGCGGCTGCGTACCGTCGCGGCGAACGTGTTCACCGACCCGGAGCTGGCCACCGTCGGTGTCTCGCAGGACGAGGTGGACGCCGGCAAGACCCCGGCCCGCCAGGTGATGCTGCCGTTGTCCGGCAACGCCCGGGCGAAGATGGACGACCTGGCCGACGGTTTCGTCAAGCTGTTCTGCCGGCCGGCCAGCGGCCAGGTCATCGGCGGCGTGGTGGTGGCGCCCAAGGCCAGCGAGCTGATCCTGCCGATCACCATGGCGGTGGAGAACAACCTCACCGTCAACGAGCTGGCCCAGACCATCACGATCTACCCGAGCCTGTCCGGCTCCATCACCGAGGCCGCCCGGCAGCTCATGCTCCACGAGCTGGAGTGA
- a CDS encoding gamma-glutamylcyclotransferase: MRLYAAYGSNLDPARMRAYCPHSPMVGTGWLEGWRLTFAGEDVIGWEGSVSTVVESPGDRVFVALYDIHPYDAAQLDEIEGVTAETYRRLTVRVSTLDGDVTAWVYVFDGYEGGLPTSWYLSEIANAAEKAGAPDDYVTELRSRPTGTASA, encoded by the coding sequence GTGCGTCTCTACGCCGCTTACGGCTCAAACCTGGACCCCGCTCGCATGCGCGCCTACTGCCCGCATTCGCCGATGGTGGGCACCGGCTGGCTGGAGGGGTGGCGGCTCACCTTCGCGGGCGAGGACGTCATCGGCTGGGAGGGCTCGGTCAGCACCGTGGTGGAGTCCCCCGGTGACCGGGTCTTCGTGGCGCTCTACGACATCCACCCGTACGACGCGGCCCAGCTCGACGAGATCGAGGGCGTGACCGCCGAAACCTACCGCCGGCTCACCGTGCGCGTCTCGACGCTGGACGGGGACGTGACCGCGTGGGTCTACGTCTTCGACGGCTACGAGGGCGGGCTGCCGACGTCGTGGTACCTGTCGGAGATCGCGAACGCGGCCGAGAAGGCGGGCGCGCCGGACGACTACGTCACCGAGCTGCGGTCCCGCCCCACCGGCACCGCGTCCGCGTAG
- a CDS encoding GNAT family N-acetyltransferase — protein MTLPAGWTARRPTLDDVTAILAVVHAADTFAVGYPDFDADDVRDALTAPFVDPARDSWLVTDPDGVVVGWAILSNPTGVGREFVEVYVDPDHGGDLRAPLLARLLARVAERAAERGRSALTARTAVFAPEARWAGELVEAGFTRVKRYVRMTRSLADLPAEAAPPAGVTIRPLRADDESDLRLFHRIHDTAFRDTPDHEPLDFARWRELLPSSGKVWDEWLLAEVDGEPAGALQSSDQALDQGMGWVRTLSVLPAHRRRGVGAALLRRAFAIYATKGREGAGLGVDLANPTAPVTLYRSVGLVEERWTDMYERNVPAPQV, from the coding sequence GTGACGCTCCCCGCCGGCTGGACCGCCCGCCGCCCCACCCTCGACGACGTGACCGCGATTCTGGCGGTGGTGCACGCCGCCGACACGTTCGCCGTGGGCTACCCCGACTTCGACGCGGACGACGTACGGGACGCGCTGACCGCGCCCTTCGTCGACCCGGCGCGGGACTCCTGGCTGGTCACCGACCCGGACGGGGTGGTGGTCGGCTGGGCGATCCTGAGCAACCCGACCGGGGTGGGCCGGGAGTTCGTCGAGGTCTACGTGGACCCGGACCACGGCGGGGACCTGCGCGCCCCGCTGCTGGCCCGGCTGCTCGCCCGGGTCGCCGAACGGGCCGCCGAGCGGGGCCGGTCCGCGCTGACCGCCCGCACCGCCGTCTTCGCCCCGGAGGCCCGCTGGGCGGGTGAGCTGGTGGAGGCCGGGTTCACCCGGGTCAAGCGGTACGTCCGGATGACCCGTTCGCTGGCCGACCTGCCCGCCGAGGCGGCGCCACCGGCCGGGGTGACGATCCGGCCGCTGCGCGCCGACGACGAGAGCGACCTGCGGCTGTTCCACCGGATCCACGACACCGCGTTCCGGGACACCCCCGACCACGAGCCGCTCGACTTCGCGCGGTGGCGGGAGCTGCTCCCGTCCAGCGGCAAGGTCTGGGACGAGTGGCTGCTGGCCGAGGTCGACGGCGAGCCGGCCGGGGCCCTCCAGTCCTCCGACCAGGCGCTCGACCAGGGCATGGGCTGGGTCCGGACGCTCTCGGTGCTGCCCGCCCACCGGCGGCGCGGGGTGGGCGCGGCGCTGCTGCGCCGGGCCTTCGCGATCTACGCGACGAAGGGCCGCGAGGGCGCCGGGCTGGGCGTGGACCTGGCCAACCCCACCGCCCCGGTCACCCTCTACCGCTCCGTCGGGCTGGTGGAGGAGCGCTGGACCGACATGTACGAGCGGAACGTGCCCGCCCCGCAGGTGTGA
- a CDS encoding SCO6745 family protein, with protein sequence MTPEQVAAACKPLALELGEAFSRCPSTLRRARLLGISGWAFYITGRAGALGDVRAETVAAALGFIAPEAVADGWDAAARTVPPLEVAAANLAECCRWGAARLGGSPEVSRLAGLLGRAVEAADGSAMPLFAAWRAMPVPDPSPGARAAVGLLLLREHFAGAYLLAVRAAGLTPLEAVLAGPEGEAGAAACGWAPPYPPVGPLVRRRLWAEAVTDRLVSPAFRALGPVEGTELVHLLTAARPRARGG encoded by the coding sequence ATGACCCCGGAGCAGGTGGCCGCCGCGTGCAAGCCGCTGGCGCTGGAACTCGGCGAGGCGTTCTCCCGCTGCCCGTCGACGCTGCGCCGGGCCCGGCTGCTCGGCATCTCCGGGTGGGCCTTCTACATCACCGGCCGGGCCGGCGCGCTCGGCGACGTACGCGCCGAGACGGTGGCCGCCGCGCTCGGCTTCATCGCCCCCGAGGCGGTCGCCGACGGCTGGGACGCCGCCGCGCGGACCGTCCCGCCGCTGGAGGTCGCCGCCGCCAACCTCGCCGAGTGCTGCCGCTGGGGCGCGGCCCGGCTGGGTGGGAGTCCCGAGGTGTCCCGGCTCGCCGGGCTGCTCGGCCGGGCGGTCGAGGCCGCCGACGGCAGCGCCATGCCGCTCTTCGCCGCCTGGCGCGCCATGCCGGTGCCCGACCCGTCCCCCGGCGCCCGGGCCGCCGTCGGGCTGCTGCTGCTGCGCGAGCACTTCGCCGGGGCCTACCTGCTGGCCGTGCGGGCGGCCGGGCTGACGCCGCTGGAGGCGGTGCTGGCCGGGCCGGAGGGGGAGGCGGGGGCCGCCGCCTGCGGCTGGGCCCCGCCCTACCCGCCGGTCGGGCCGCTGGTGCGGCGGCGGCTCTGGGCCGAGGCGGTGACCGACCGCCTGGTGTCCCCGGCGTTCCGCGCGCTCGGCCCGGTCGAGGGCACCGAGCTGGTCCACCTGCTCACCGCCGCCCGGCCGCGCGCCCGGGGCGGATAA